A window of Methanolobus sediminis contains these coding sequences:
- a CDS encoding glycoside hydrolase family 15 protein, with product MTRHIVLGNQSLLVNIDKWLQVRDIYFPYVGQENHLSGHAQKIGVYVDGNLSWINDPGWERKLAYRKSTLISENHATNPHIGIEIVLEECVHFEHNIFLRKVIIKNMRDYQREIRLFFNQDFHLYGNGIGDTAIYQMNHNVIVHYKNSRYFLIGALKSDRSEDITSDIDDFAIGKAEYKGLQGTFKDAEDGILSRNPVAQGTVDSTIGIHFEIPADAEKAMYYYIIAGENFQDIYELNSFIREKGPQNILEETVKDNLSWLSKISIDISGLDQNISELYRRSLLIIKTQTDKRGAILAANDSDNMQFNKDTYSYMWSRDGALTAVAMIKAGYPEFTKPFFLFCRDVLWWPGCMLHKYNPDRTLGSSWHPWVEFGKPSLPIQEDETALVIHALWQYYEATKDIDFIKELYEPLIKKAVFFMNSYRYPNELPRESYDLWEERRGVFTFTASAVYAGLTAGEKLADLFEDHETCTICRDTYLGLRSGIIEELYDSENKIFLRGVNYTDGDIDKKTADNTADSSVYAVFDFNVLPADDPRVESTMTKMERKLWVEQKGGLARYENDQYHRQSDTIPGNPWIICTLWLAKWYIAKAKDPESLAKPLELIKWVANCSLETGIMPEQVHPFTGEPLSVAPLTWSHAEFVDTLNKYIEKQKSFV from the coding sequence ATGACCCGGCATATAGTTCTTGGAAACCAGTCCCTTCTTGTAAACATTGACAAATGGTTACAGGTCAGAGACATATATTTTCCCTATGTAGGACAGGAAAATCACTTATCAGGGCATGCACAGAAGATCGGGGTATATGTTGACGGGAATCTTTCATGGATAAATGATCCCGGATGGGAAAGAAAACTTGCCTACCGCAAAAGCACACTTATATCAGAAAACCATGCCACAAATCCACATATTGGAATTGAGATCGTACTTGAAGAGTGTGTTCATTTTGAACATAACATATTCCTGCGTAAAGTCATTATAAAGAATATGAGGGATTATCAGAGAGAAATACGCCTTTTTTTCAATCAGGATTTTCACCTTTATGGAAACGGTATCGGAGATACAGCAATCTACCAGATGAATCACAATGTAATCGTACATTATAAGAATTCGAGATACTTTCTCATAGGAGCACTGAAATCTGACAGAAGTGAAGATATCACAAGCGATATTGACGATTTTGCCATTGGAAAGGCAGAATACAAGGGTCTACAGGGAACATTTAAAGATGCGGAAGATGGGATCCTTTCCAGAAATCCAGTGGCACAGGGAACTGTTGATTCTACCATAGGTATTCATTTTGAAATACCTGCTGATGCGGAAAAAGCAATGTACTATTATATTATAGCAGGAGAGAATTTCCAGGATATTTATGAACTGAACAGCTTCATCAGGGAAAAAGGACCACAGAATATTCTGGAAGAAACCGTGAAAGACAATCTTTCATGGTTATCCAAAATATCAATAGACATATCCGGTCTGGACCAGAATATCTCTGAACTATACAGACGTTCTCTTCTCATAATAAAAACACAAACCGACAAGAGAGGGGCTATTCTTGCTGCAAACGATTCCGATAACATGCAATTTAATAAGGACACATACAGTTATATGTGGTCCAGGGATGGGGCACTGACTGCTGTTGCAATGATAAAAGCAGGTTATCCTGAATTCACAAAGCCTTTTTTCCTTTTTTGCAGAGATGTGCTCTGGTGGCCAGGTTGTATGCTTCATAAATACAACCCCGACAGGACACTCGGAAGTAGCTGGCATCCCTGGGTAGAATTTGGTAAACCCTCTTTACCAATTCAGGAAGATGAAACAGCACTTGTTATCCACGCCCTATGGCAATACTACGAAGCAACGAAAGATATTGATTTTATAAAGGAGCTCTATGAACCTCTGATAAAAAAGGCAGTCTTTTTTATGAACAGTTACCGCTATCCCAACGAACTGCCTCGTGAAAGCTATGATCTATGGGAGGAAAGAAGGGGTGTTTTCACATTCACTGCTTCCGCTGTCTATGCGGGATTAACGGCAGGAGAGAAATTAGCTGATCTCTTCGAAGACCATGAAACCTGCACTATTTGCAGGGATACATACCTGGGTTTAAGGAGTGGTATAATTGAGGAGCTGTATGATTCTGAAAATAAGATATTCCTTAGAGGTGTCAACTACACGGATGGTGACATCGATAAAAAAACAGCAGACAATACTGCTGACAGCAGTGTCTATGCTGTTTTTGATTTCAATGTCCTGCCCGCAGATGATCCCAGGGTGGAAAGTACAATGACAAAAATGGAGAGAAAACTGTGGGTGGAACAAAAGGGCGGCCTTGCACGGTATGAGAACGATCAGTACCATCGTCAAAGTGATACGATTCCCGGTAATCCGTGGATCATCTGCACTCTATGGCTTGCCAAATGGTACATCGCAAAAGCAAAGGATCCCGAAAGTCTTGCAAAACCACTTGAACTTATCAAATGGGTGGCAAACTGCTCCCTTGAGACGGGAATTATGCCAGAACAGGTACACCCTTTCACAGGGGAACCTTTGTCAGTAGCTCCCCTGACATGGAGTCATGCAGAATTTGTGGATACTTTAAATAAATATATTGAAAAACAAAAATCGTTTGTCTGA